The Verrucomicrobiota bacterium region GCCTACATTCAGATCAGCAATTGTTAGAGGAACGACGAATGCCTCTAGAACTTCCTCATTTAAGGTGATAGACCAAGAAAATAAGCCCAACAGCCACTGTGTAAAAGAGTTTGTTACTAGCCATTCTACAAAAGGACGTAGATTCAAGACATCTCCGAAAGGAACGATAGATACAGTTAGCAAAGCAGGCACCATAGAGATAATAGGTGCCATCGTGAAGTAGAGCTTTCTGACATGCTCTGGAGTATACTCTTCTTTTAAAAGAAACTTAACGCCATCACAGATTGGTTGCAGCAAGCCTAAAGGCCCTACTCTGTTTGGACCGATGCGATCTTGAATCATGGCACTGAAGCGTCTCTCAGCAACTACACTGTATGCCACCATAAATAAGACCAAACCCACGATTGCTGCACACTTAACTAAGGAAACAAGGATGACTGTTATTAAACCAGCGCTTATCATGATCGGGGCTAATAAATTTTAATATCTAAACCCAAATCAGTAATCTTGCCCCAATTTAAGCCTTTGAGTGGTTTTAAATTTTTTACCATAGACTGGAATAGGTCATCAAATGAATGAACACCATTACCACAACCCGTTACCTCTCGCAAACGACAAAGTACCTCCCAATCTTCTTTTCCCTTGCCAGGAACAGCCACGGCCTTGTTTAAGCGCTGTAATCTTGAGTGCACATTGATCATAGTTCCTCGCTTCTCCACAAAGCCAGCAACAGGCAAAACAAAAGAAGCTAGATCTGAGGTTGTATTTTTGAGGATTGAAGCAGTAATCAAGAAGTCTAATTTTTCAAGATCTTGACTTACAAAACCTGCCTCAGTCAAATCTTCTTGCCAGGCAATCATACACTTAATACTGCCATCCCTGACGCCCTTTAGAATTTTTTTGAGGTTTTTCCCTCTGTTGGAGACGCCCGTCATCGTTGCACCTAGTGTATTAGAGTTGCAATCTTGACTCCTCAAAAAATTATCTCCCTCTTGTGGTCTAGAAATCACATCCATAAAGACAACACTAAGTTCATCAGCCCATGTTTTGAGCAGGAAAAGCTCCTCGTTTGTCATCCGAGCAGAGGCAATGATTGCTATTTCTTCTCCTTTGAATTTTTTAATTTGTTTACCAATTTCAAGATAAATTTGTTCCCAAGTGGTGATGAATCGCAGTTTACCTTTACCCATATGAGGTTCAGTAATTCTTTTCTCATCTTGCAGGTAGTGAAAACCCAGCCGACCTTTATCGCACATCCAATGAGAATTCACCGCATCGTTAGAACGAGGTGTAAATCTGTAGACAGTATCCTGTCGTGAGCCTACCGTAATATTGCAGCCTGTGCCACAACCGCTACAAACACTCTTTGTTTCCTTCAAAAACCAAACGCGCATCTTGAAACGAAAGTCTTTACTGGTCAAGGCCCCGACCGGGCAAATGTCAACTGTATTAAGTGAGTAAGGGTTATCAAAACGTTGCCCTTCATGCGCCGCGATTGCATTATAGCTCCCACGGTTTACAATTCCGAGAATGTCATCATTTACTACTTCATTAGCGAAACGGACACAACGCGTACAGAGAACGCAGCGCTCATCATCAAGGACAATCCTCTCGCCTAAATCGACATTCTTTGGTTTTTTAACTTTATCCTCAACAAAACGACTTTCTCCCGATCCATACTCTGTCGAATATTCTTGGAGCTTACATTCACCTGCTTGATCACAAATCGGGCAGTCAAGCGGATGATTTATAAGAAGAAACTCCATAATAGCTTTGCGGCACTCCTTTGCTAACGGGGAATCTGTGCGCACTCCCATACCTTCTGTTACAGGGGTAGCACAACCAATTTGAGGTTTTGGAATCCACATGAGCTCAGGCTTACCATTTTTATCAATAATAGGCTTGCGTTCTGGATCCCTTTTAGGCATTCCCATTTCAAAAAGGCACATCCTACAATTTCCAGAAATGCTTAACTTCGGGTGATAACAGTAGTGCGGTATGAATTCACCGAAACTCTTGGCCACTTCCACGACATTAAGGCCCTTAGGTACTTCTACCCATTCGCCATTAAAATGGATATTCACCATCTCTTCCCTATTGGCAGGAATGTCGTGATTAAAAGGGTTCATGGAATGCTTTTTCACCATTTTATTTCCTAACCGTGCTTTCATTCGCGCTATCTACACCAACAGCTTTTGCATCAAATTCGTCTCCAAATTTATCAATAAAACTTTGCACTGGCCAGGAGCAAGCTTCCCCGAAAGCACATATTGTCCGACCGGCAATATTATCTGCAACATTCTTCAACAATCCGGTATCCTCCTCTCTTGCATGACCATGATGCATACGGTGAATAATCTTTTTCATCCATAAAGCTCCTTCACGACAAGGTGTGCACTGACCACAGGACTCATGAGCGTAGAATTCAGAAATATTAGCCAGGCATGCCACCATATCACGCGTGTTATCCATTACAATCACTCCACCTGAACCAGCCATGGAACCAGCAGCCATCAATGAATCAAAGTCTAAGGGAATATCCTCCAACCCAATGTCTCTTTCCTCAAAAGAGCCGTCCGCTTTCTTAGACTTTAACTTATAAATATCCCCTGCTCTCAGCACTTTTGCAGAAGAACCCCCAGGGATAATTGCTTTGAGCTTATTGCCATTTCGAATGCCACCACAAATATCATAAAGTAATTCGCCCATAGTTAGAGCCCCGACCGCAAACTCATAATAGCCAGGCTTTTTTACATCACCACTGACACATAGAATTCTTGTGCCTGTATTGTTAGGCTTGCCGATTTTGGCGTATTCAGCCCCACCCATATCAACCACATGCTTGACGTGACATAGAGTTTCCACGTTGTTCACGATTGTGGGGCACATATATAAACCCAACACTGCCGGGAAGTAGGGAGGTTTGATACGGGGATATGGACGTTTACCTTCTAATGATTCAATAAGACCAGTTTCCTCGCCGCAAATGTAAGCACCTGCCCCACGGTGGACATAGATTTCTAAGTCATAGCCCGAACCTTGAATATTCCTTCCCAGAAATCCTTTAGCATGAGCCTCTTTAATTGCTTTCTCTAGAATCCTGGCCCCTTCAATAAATTCACCTCTAATATAGAGATAGGCTAAGTTTACTTTATTCGCATAGCAGGAAATCGCCATACCCTCGATAAGTTGATGAGGATCTTTGTAGATAATTTGCCGGTCCTTGAAAGTTCCGGGCTCAGATTCATCTGCATTACAGACCAAGTAAATTGGCTTGTCTGCTTTTTCAATATTGATAAAGCTCCACTTCATCCCACATGAAAACCCTGCTCCGCCCCGCCCTCTTAGTTGAGAAACTTTTACTTCATCTCGGATTTTCTGGCACTTCATTTTCAGAGCTTTCTTGAGCACCTCATAACCTCCGTGCTTGATGTAGCATTTGATGTCATTGGTGTAGCCCTCTACATCGATGTGCTTGAAAATTAACCTATACTCTTCAACCGCCATAATCCTTACTCATACTTAGCCACTAGCTCTTTAACTTTGTTTGGCGTTACATTCTCGTAAAAATCTTCGTTTACCATCACGACTGGGGCTGCGCCACAAGACGCCAAACACTCCACAAACTCCACCGTAAACTTGCCATCTTTACTGCTCACACCATGATCATCTGCGCCTTTAGTTTTACCTATCGATTTTACAAACTTATTGAACGTCTCATAAGCACCGCCTAACTCACAAGATAATGTACGACAAACTTTTATATGATAAGTTCCTATGGCATGTTCGCGAAACATAGGATAAAATGTTACCACTTCTAAAACATGAATTTTCTGAAGTTCTAGTTTGCCCGCTATCCACTCTACCGCTTCTTCCGAGATATACCCAAATGTTTCTTGCCACAAATGCAAGAGCGGCAAAACTCCGCTTCTCTTTGAAACGGGATAGTGCGAGATAAGCTCATTTGCCTTTTTAGTAAAGGCGGGGGTTGGCTCATGCTTCTCAGTGTCCTTGGCAGGTGCTATCATTTAAATTCTCCATTTGCATCCACAACTTTGCCATTTATAAAAGTAATACTCGCTCTCGATCCCCCTGATTCATACTTATAAGTCGTCCCACTCAATCCTAGAACCTTACTAGTCTTCACCTCATTTGGCTTACCAATCAAATCCTTAACTTCTGCTTCCGTCATTCCATGAGAAATTAAAGTAAAATTATCATTCGTTAATTTAGAACCACAAGCCCCTAAGCATAGGGTGCATAACAGCCATAAAAATAACGATCTTACACCTAATCTCCTTCTGCCCATATTTAATCTCTAACGATCACACTCACCCATCACAAAATCAAGGCTTCCCAAAATC contains the following coding sequences:
- a CDS encoding molybdopterin-dependent oxidoreductase yields the protein MKARLGNKMVKKHSMNPFNHDIPANREEMVNIHFNGEWVEVPKGLNVVEVAKSFGEFIPHYCYHPKLSISGNCRMCLFEMGMPKRDPERKPIIDKNGKPELMWIPKPQIGCATPVTEGMGVRTDSPLAKECRKAIMEFLLINHPLDCPICDQAGECKLQEYSTEYGSGESRFVEDKVKKPKNVDLGERIVLDDERCVLCTRCVRFANEVVNDDILGIVNRGSYNAIAAHEGQRFDNPYSLNTVDICPVGALTSKDFRFKMRVWFLKETKSVCSGCGTGCNITVGSRQDTVYRFTPRSNDAVNSHWMCDKGRLGFHYLQDEKRITEPHMGKGKLRFITTWEQIYLEIGKQIKKFKGEEIAIIASARMTNEELFLLKTWADELSVVFMDVISRPQEGDNFLRSQDCNSNTLGATMTGVSNRGKNLKKILKGVRDGSIKCMIAWQEDLTEAGFVSQDLEKLDFLITASILKNTTSDLASFVLPVAGFVEKRGTMINVHSRLQRLNKAVAVPGKGKEDWEVLCRLREVTGCGNGVHSFDDLFQSMVKNLKPLKGLNWGKITDLGLDIKIY
- the nuoF gene encoding NADH-quinone oxidoreductase subunit NuoF: MAVEEYRLIFKHIDVEGYTNDIKCYIKHGGYEVLKKALKMKCQKIRDEVKVSQLRGRGGAGFSCGMKWSFINIEKADKPIYLVCNADESEPGTFKDRQIIYKDPHQLIEGMAISCYANKVNLAYLYIRGEFIEGARILEKAIKEAHAKGFLGRNIQGSGYDLEIYVHRGAGAYICGEETGLIESLEGKRPYPRIKPPYFPAVLGLYMCPTIVNNVETLCHVKHVVDMGGAEYAKIGKPNNTGTRILCVSGDVKKPGYYEFAVGALTMGELLYDICGGIRNGNKLKAIIPGGSSAKVLRAGDIYKLKSKKADGSFEERDIGLEDIPLDFDSLMAAGSMAGSGGVIVMDNTRDMVACLANISEFYAHESCGQCTPCREGALWMKKIIHRMHHGHAREEDTGLLKNVADNIAGRTICAFGEACSWPVQSFIDKFGDEFDAKAVGVDSANESTVRK
- a CDS encoding NAD(P)H-dependent oxidoreductase subunit E, translated to MIAPAKDTEKHEPTPAFTKKANELISHYPVSKRSGVLPLLHLWQETFGYISEEAVEWIAGKLELQKIHVLEVVTFYPMFREHAIGTYHIKVCRTLSCELGGAYETFNKFVKSIGKTKGADDHGVSSKDGKFTVEFVECLASCGAAPVVMVNEDFYENVTPNKVKELVAKYE